A window of the Brassica napus cultivar Da-Ae chromosome A2, Da-Ae, whole genome shotgun sequence genome harbors these coding sequences:
- the LOC106434022 gene encoding uncharacterized protein LOC106434022: protein MYRVWKKPKSGRLSRFMSEFQQSPKRGGSLVVQTGFPAFLIDLFVKNRDRLKKSSSKTKRIQCQIQTAPNASLPVNKDARLEKPVARKSVRSKIENVNLGLTAEKDKPTSHKSGCFCSGGNVAFMLMAFRVLIVVVLTLNTKKKLTIGITLTAFALLLAELVAARVVTRFKHCNTDAPRQKPLASTHVENVILCEKVETFDDSKDETELIAVTENSSSKDLRVRELLLKDEKSSSKSSKLKSKIMKKLRSYSKKKKKTTVIKEEETLSDVSSLVSKNKSDIIESARDEEKSCPPLIESKGDSMNGIVVIVIVLTGLLSGKIVAIGLTLSCLYLRLGTAKNI from the coding sequence ATGTATCGAGTATGGAAAAAACCGAAATCTGGTCGGCTCTCGAGATTCATGTCGGAATTTCAACAATCTCCTAAACGCGGCGGTTCTTTGGTCGTCCAAACTGGCTTCCCAGCTTTTCTTATCGACCTCTTCGTTAAAAACCGCGATCGCCTAAAGAAATCATCCTCTAAAACTAAACGCATCCAATGCCAGATTCAGACCGCTCCAAACGCTTCTTTGCCAGTTAATAAAGACGCGAGACTAGAAAAGCCCGTGGCGAGGAAATCCGTTCGGAGTAAGATCGAAAACGTTAATCTCGGATTAACGGCAGAGAAGGATAAACCCACAAGTCACAAAAGCGGTTGCTTTTGCAGCGGTGGAAACGTTGCGTTTATGTTGATGGCGTTTAGGGTACTTATAGTAGTCGTGCTCACATTGAACACGAAGAAGAAGCTCACCATTGGAATCACTCTCACCGCCTTCGCGCTTCTCTTAGCAGAGCTCGTGGCAGCGCGTGTTGTCACACGTTTCAAGCACTGCAACACCGACGCACCGAGACAAAAGCCACTCGCTTCGACACACGTCGAAAACGTTATTTTATGCGAAAAGGTTGAAACTTTTGATGATTCTAAGGATGAAACAGAGCTTATAGCTGTAACAGAAAACTCGAGTTCGAAAGATTTAAGGGTTCGTGAGCTCTTGTTAAAGGATGAGAAGTCGTCAAGTAAAAGTTCGAAACTCAAATCGAAGATCATGAAGAAGTTGAGGAGTTACagtaagaaaaagaagaaaacgactgtgatcaaagaagaagagactTTGAGTGATGTCTCAAGCTTGGTTTCAAAGAATAAATCAGATATAATCGAGTCTGCGAGAGACGAAGAAAAGTCGTGTCCACCATTGATAGAATCAAAAGGAGATAGCATGAATGGGATTGTTGTGATCGTGATTGTTCTTACTGGTCTGTTAAGTGGAAAGATTGTAGCTATCGGTCTGACACTATCCTGTCTGTATCTCAGATTAGGAACAGCCAAAAATATCTGA